From the Butyrivibrio fibrisolvens genome, one window contains:
- a CDS encoding DUF3021 family protein yields the protein MKKEGKPTLWELYLTKEIGIEFKACLYFFAFLFYYCVYRIINGVYNASILHMTELILICYVIGYVQVYLLWNFDESDKLGVREVIGMVICTAVYCVSSWLFDWFSRDLLVTLLFAAYILLVYFCVYLIYKYKRIIDDKKLNEDLKLFQAHHKKSE from the coding sequence ATGAAAAAAGAAGGAAAGCCTACTTTGTGGGAACTGTATCTTACCAAAGAGATCGGGATTGAATTCAAGGCATGTTTGTACTTTTTTGCATTCCTGTTCTATTACTGCGTATACAGGATCATAAACGGAGTCTACAACGCCAGTATCCTGCATATGACCGAACTTATACTCATATGTTATGTCATAGGATATGTTCAGGTATATCTGCTGTGGAATTTTGATGAATCGGACAAACTGGGAGTCAGGGAAGTTATAGGTATGGTCATATGTACGGCTGTCTACTGCGTATCATCATGGCTTTTCGACTGGTTTTCAAGAGATCTATTAGTGACGCTTTTATTCGCAGCATATATCCTTCTTGTATATTTCTGTGTATATCTGATATATAAATACAAGCGCATCATCGATGATAAAAAACTCAATGAAGATCTGAAACTTTTTCAGGCCCATCACAAAAAAAGTGAATGA
- a CDS encoding ABC transporter ATP-binding protein, with protein sequence MKEIAKGQKVIEISNLTKSYGKQRGVIDVSLSVEKGDIFGFIGPNGAGKSTTIRSMLGFLKFSQGSIRILGMDSVKNHEDILKEVGYMPSEAWFYDSMKVRDVIKYAADIRGLNCSSEADKICEKLKLDTNKRIKQLSLGNRKKVSIVCAMQHKPSLFIFDEPTGGLDPLIQKNFFELIHEYVDNGATCLLSTHVLSEVDKYCTKAAIMREGRLTMLDTPHIDDETFLSFYED encoded by the coding sequence ATGAAAGAAATTGCAAAAGGTCAAAAAGTAATAGAGATAAGCAATCTTACTAAAAGCTATGGAAAGCAAAGGGGCGTTATAGACGTATCTCTAAGCGTAGAGAAAGGGGATATATTCGGATTCATAGGACCAAATGGTGCCGGCAAGTCCACAACTATAAGGTCCATGCTTGGATTCTTAAAATTCAGTCAGGGTAGTATCAGGATACTGGGCATGGACAGCGTTAAGAATCATGAGGATATCTTAAAAGAAGTTGGCTACATGCCTTCGGAAGCATGGTTCTATGACTCCATGAAAGTCAGAGACGTAATAAAATATGCAGCTGATATAAGAGGACTTAACTGCAGCAGCGAAGCTGATAAGATCTGCGAAAAGCTAAAGCTTGACACTAATAAGAGGATCAAGCAGCTGTCTCTTGGTAATAGAAAGAAAGTCAGTATAGTATGTGCCATGCAGCATAAGCCAAGTCTTTTCATTTTCGATGAGCCAACAGGTGGCCTGGATCCCCTTATTCAGAAGAACTTCTTCGAACTGATACATGAATATGTGGATAATGGTGCGACATGCCTTTTGTCAACACATGTGCTGTCAGAAGTTGATAAGTACTGTACCAAAGCTGCCATCATGAGAGAGGGAAGGCTTACGATGCTGGATACGCCGCATATTGATGATGAGACTTTTTTGAGTTTCTATGAAGATTAA